Genomic window (Candidatus Binatia bacterium):
GAAGTGATGCATCCCACGAGCCATCGAACTCATTGCCCGTACAAAGGCGACGCCTCCTACTGGGCTATCAAAGTCGGCGCGAAGGCGGCGGAGAACGCCGCCTGGAGCTACGTCGATCCGCTCGCTTCCGCTTCCGCAATCAAGGGACATTTCGCCTTTCAATGGAATCTGATGGACTCGTGGCACGAAGAGGAAGAAGAAATTTTCGTCCATCCGCGCGATCCTTATAAAAGAGTCGACGTGCTGCAGAGCTCGCGTCACGTGGTTGTCACTGCGGCCGGAGAAACGGTGGCGGATACGCGCCGGCCGCGTCTCCTGTTCGAGACCGGGCATCCATCGAGATATTATATCCCGCTGGACGATATCAGGCGCGATTTGTTGCTGCTGTCCGAGACTGCTTCGCGCTGTCCATATAAAGGCATCGCGTCCTACTGGTCGGTTAAAATCGGTGACAAAATCTTTCAGGATCTCGCCTGGAGCTATCTCGACCCCATTCCCGAATGTCCGAAGATCAAAGGGCTCGTCTGTTTCTTTCAAGAGCGCGAGGCGACGATCTACGTCGACGGCGAGGAGTTGCCGAGACTTCGGACAAAGTGGTCGCGTTAGCCCTGGACTGAGAGCCTAGCAAATTTCGGGCGGATATTGATTCCCTCTCCCGCTTGCGGGAGAGGGTTAGGGTGAGGGTAAATTTGTGGTCACTGCTCCACCCTCACCTCTATCCTCTCCCTCCAAAGGAGGGCGAGGAGGTTATATGCGTGCGCTTCGCTGGGATGGACAAAGGCTAACGTTCGATTTTGCATATCCGACTCCTTCAGTTTCAGGGGAGACTGCTCTCGTCCGCGTGCGTCTCGCCGGCATTTGCTCCACGGATCTGCAAATCTTCAAAGGCTACATGGGGTTTCGCGGCGTGCCCGGTCACGAGTTCGTCGGCGACGTCATCGAGGGGCCCTCGGCTTTCTTAAGCAAGCGCGTCGTGGGCGAGATCAACTTCGTTTGCGGGCGGTGCGAGTTTTGCCGGCGGGGGCTAGGCCGCCACTGCCCCAAGCGGCAGGTGATGGGCATTCTCGGCGCCGACGGCTGTTTTGCCGAAGTCGTTGCCGTGCCGGCGCGAAATCTTCACGTCGTGCCGGACGGCGTCTCCGACGAAGAGGCGGTCTTCACCGAGCCGTTGGCGGCGGCGCTCGAAATACTCGACCAGGTCGAGATCGATTTCACGCGCGAGGTGCTGGTCTTCGGCGACGGCAAGCTGGGACTTCTCTGCGCGCAGGTCGTTGCCCTCACGGGCGCGCGCGTGACGCTGGTCGGCAGGCATCCGGAAAAGCTGAAAATGGTAAAGAAGCTCGGTATCCGCACCGTATTGCTGTCCGACTGGCGGCGGCAATGGGCCGATATTGTGATTGAGGCGACCGGCTCGACAACGGGCCTCGAGACGGCGCTCAGCGCCGTGCGCCCGCGCGGAACGCTGGTGCTAAAGAGCACGGTCGCCGACGAGCATAAGCTTTCGCTCGCGCCGTTGGTGATCAACGAGGTCACCGTGGTCGGCTCGCGCTGCGGTCTCTTTCCTCCGGCGCTCGACGCGCTGGCGCAGAAAAAAGCCCAGGTGACGCCGATGATTGAAAAAATTTATCCTCTAAGTGAAGCTCTCGACGCCGTCGCGCACGCGGGCAGACCGGGCGTTTGTAAAGTCCTGCTAAAGAATACCTAGCGGCGATCCGTTCAAACTCCCACTCACACGCCTCCTGTAAACCTTTTTTCTAAACTTACGTCTAATCGAGGTACGCGCTTTACGTATCTAGGGTGTTTACCTGTATGGCTCTGCCTTCGTTTTCGCTCACCACGCGTGCCGATGCACCCGCAGCCTATCCTTATATATATGGATCAACTCGCATCAGCTCTAATCTAATCCTCGACGCAGAATCTTGGTTAGCAATAGAAAGTAAGGAGCGGCCATGAACTATTTCAGCCCGGTCTCATTTCCGGCGTACGAGACGATCGTCGCCGCGTGGGACTCTCAGGTTGCTCAAGCGGCGGAAGACTCCTGTCTGGCGGAAGCGCTGGCCGACGCCGGGACCGAGCTGTTTCCGCGCTTTGCCGCCTGCTATTCGCAGTTGCGCGCGTTGCCGCGCGGGGCGCGGCGCGCTCTTCAGCGTCGGCTGGGACGCTCGCAAGAGTTCGCCGCGGTCCTGCCGAAGTGGACACAGCGAGAGATCGGAGCGACTCTGCAACGGCAGCTCGCGTGCACACTCGCCGGAGCGGCGTTGCTGCTTGCCTTGGGACAGGGAACAGGTCGCGCAGCGACAATAACCGTCGATACCAACATTCCCAAGATCAACTCCGACGGGCAATGCTCGCTGGTCGAGGCGATCATCAACGCCAACAACGATGCGGCGACGCACTCCGATTGCGCGGCGGGAAGCGGCGCGGACGTCATCGAGCTGGCGGCGGCTACGACTCATACGCTCACGAACAGCTACGCAAATTATTATGGGGCGACGGGTCTGCCGAGGATCACCAGCGATATCACGATCGAAGGAAACGGCGCCAAGATCGCCGGCAAAAAGGGGGCACATTTCCGCCTGATCGCCGTGGAAAGTTCCGGCGATCTCACTTTGCAAAATGTCACAGTCAGCGGCGGGTCGCAGCACTATGGCGGCGCGATATTTAATTACGGCACGGTCACCATTAACTACAGCACCATCACCGGGAGCAAAGCGGGGTTGGGCGGCGGCGTGTTCAATGGGGCCGCCGCATCCCTCAACATATACAGCAGCACCATTTCAAAGAATACCGCCTTCTACGGCGGCGGTATTTATGATTACAGCGGCGCCGTCAGCATCGGTTACAGTACGATTACTGGCAATAAAGCGTTCGTCGACGGCGGCGGTATTTACGAGCGCTCGGGTTCGCTGGCCGTTGCGTACAGCACGATTTCTAAGAATACGTCCGGTCGCGACGGCGCCGGCGTGCACAACCGCGATAGTTATTCCACGATCAGTTACAGCACGATATCCGGGAATAGGGCCGGTTGGCTCAGTTATGGCGGCGGCATCTACGACCGCTCGAGCACGACGTCGATCGAGAACAGCACCATCTCGGGCAACAAGGCGACCTATGGCGGCGGCATATTCAACCGCGCAACGTTGACGGTTTCCAACAGCACCGTCGCGAAAAATAGCGCCTTCGACGGCGGCGGGATATTCAACTTGCGGGACCTCACTCTCAAGCGCAGCCTCATCTCCGGCAACCGGGCGTTCTGGGGACGCGAGATCGACAACTATGGCACGGTCGCCAGAAACAATTACAACTTGTTCGGAACGGACAACCGTGACGGCGTCCTGGGTTTTTCACCCGGCGCGACCGACATTGTGCCGGCCTCGGGCGTTTTTATCGGCGACATTCTGGCCCCGCTCGCCGATAACGGCGGCGCGACCTTCACGCATGCACTGGTGGCCGGCAGCCCGGCGATAGACGCGGCGCCGGCCGACGCCGACTGCCCGTCGGCCGACCAGCGCGGCGTAGCGCGGCCGCAAGGCGCCAGCTGCGATATCGGTTCTTTCGAGTTGGAGCCGTGATTCGCGGGCGATTTTTTGGTAGTGGTTCAGTTTCACAAAATTTTGTAGGGGCGATCCCCCCGTGGTCGCCCGAAAAAAAATGGGCAGGCACAGGGGCCTGCCCCTACATAGACATGTCGTTGAATTAAATTGAACCACTACCGAATTTTCCCCTGAGACTGCGGCCACCGATGTGATTCAGCGCGCCGATCGTTTGACAGCGAGTCCCCGACTCAAGTATATAGCGTCAATTAGGCGCTAGATGGCTGAAGCAACTCCTCCGTCCCCCGACGCTGCGCTCCGCAGCGTGCACACCGCCAATCTTCCCGCTCTTTTCGACCAGCTCCAAATCAGCCTGGTGGTTTCCACGTACCAGGCGGGCAAAGCGATCGTCGTCCGCAACGACAACGGCGCGTTGAACACGCACTTCCGGACGTTCGCCAAACCGATGGGCATCGCCGCCGATCACAATCGGCTGACGATCGGCGGCTCGAACACGGTTTGGGAATATCGCAACATGCCGGCGGTGGCGCAGAAGCTCGAGCCGGCCGGCAAGCACGACGGCTGCTATCTTCCCCGGCGCATTCACGTGACCGGCGACATCGACATCCACGAGCTTGCCTGGGACCGCGACAACGAGTTGTGGATCGTGAACACGCGCTTTTGCTGTCTTTGCACGCTCGACGCCGATCACAGCTTTCATCCCCGCTGGCGCCCGCCGTTCCTGAGCGGCCTGGCGCCGGAAGACCGCTGCCACTTGAACGGCCTCGCCATGGTCGACGGCCGCCCGAAATACGTCACTGCGTTGGGAGAGACCGACACTCCTGGAGGCTGGCGCGCGAACAAAGCGAAGGGCGGCATCCTAATGGACATCGAGACGAACGAAATCCTGCTGCGCGGACTTTCCATGCCGCACTCGCCGCGCTGGTATCAAGGCAAAATGTGGGTGCTGGAATCCGGCGAGGGCAGTTTGGCCGCGGTCGATCTCGAACGGCGCGCGTGGCGCACGGTTGCGCACGTGCCGGGGTTCACCCGCGGCATCGATTTCATCGGCCCGCTCGCTTTCATCGGACTTTCGCAGGTGCGGGAGAGCGCGGTTTTCAGCGGCATTCCGCTGGTGCAGCGGCTGCGCGAGCGCACCTGCGGCGTGTGGGTGATTCACATCGAAACCGGCCAGACGCTCGGCTTTCTCCGCTTCGAGGCCGGCGTGCAGGAGATCTTCGCCGTTCAAGTGCTGCCAGGAATCCGTTTTCCCGAGGTGCTGGAGTGGAACGATCCGCGGCTCGCCCAATCCTACGTGCTCCCGGACGCGGCGCTTGCCGAAGTGATTTTGCCGACGGAGGAAGAGCTGGCGCGCTCGCCGGCGTTTCATTTCCAGCGCGGCAACGAATTCTACCGGCAGGGCAAGCTCGACGAAGCCGTCGCCGCCTACCGGCGCTGCGTCGCCATCCAGCCGGAATTTCCCAACGCGCTGTACAATCTAGGAGTCGCTCTCGGCGACGCGGAAAATTATTCGGAGGCGACCGCTTGTCTGGAAAAAGTCATCGAGGCGGAGCCGGAGCGCGCCGAGGCCTACAACAGCTTGGCCTACGCGCTCAGCCGGCAGCGCCAGCCGCGGAAAGCGATCGAATATTGCGAGCGCGCGATCGAGCTGCAGCCGAACTATGCCCAAGCACGCTTCAATCTGGGTATAAATTTGCTGCAAATCGGCGACTACAAGCGCGGCCTCGGCGAATACGAGTGGCGCTGGCAGACCGGACAATTCACGCCGTTCCGCTGTCCGCATCCCAAGTGGGACGGCCAACCGATACCGGAGAAGAAGCTCTTGATCCACACCGAGCAGGGCGCCGGCGATGCGATCCAGTTCGCGCGCTATTTACCGCGCGCCGCCGAACGCTGCGGCAAGCTGATCCTCCTCTGCCGCGACGACTTGATGCCGGTCTTCTCGACCCTGCCGGGGATCGCCGAGATCCGCACGGCGGGGCAAATCGGCGTCGCCGAGTTCGACGTCCATGTTCCGCTGCTGAGCTTGCCGCATCTTTTCGGCACCACGCTCGAAACGATTCCGGCGGAAGTGCCGTACGTCGATGTCGCCGCCATCCGCAGGCGCAAAGACAACCCCGCGCTCGCGCTGACCGACTCCGCTCGTCCCAAAGTCGGCATCGTGTGGGCCGGCAGCGCCACGCATCGCAACGATCGCCATCGCTCTATTCCATTGAAAGAATTTCTGCCGGTTCTCCTGACGCAGGGCATCGACTTCTACGGCTTGCAAAAAGGGGAGCGGGCGCGCGATCTGACCGACCTTCCGTCGGATGTTCAGGTGCAGGATCTCGATCCCATGCTCGGCGACTTCGGCGATCTTGCCGTGATCGTCGAGCAGTTGGATCTGGTGATCAGCGTCGATACTTCGGTCGCGCACGTCGCGGGCGCATTGGGCAAACCGGTGTGGACGCTGCTCTCCGACGTGGTGGATTGGCGCTGGGGCTTGGAGGGCGAGAGCACGCCGTGGTATCCGACGATGCGTCTCTTTCGCCAGAGCCGGCTCGACGATTGGGCCGGCGTGATGCAGCGCGTCGCGGCGGCGCTGAATGAACGCGAATGGCCGGCGCATGAGGCTCGAGAACTAAAATCCGATGCGGGAAGCCTTGCGGTGACTCCCGAATATAAGGAACTTCTGTAAATTATTTTCAGACCGCCGGCCGGCTCACCGGTTTACCTCTTGACGGTTGGTTTTTTTCCGGCCGGCCTCCATCTTCGATAGGTGCGTTGCCGCTTATCGGTCGCGCAACGCTCTTAGCCTGCTGTCCCTCCAATTCCCTGCCGTACTCTTACGGACCTCGAAGTTCGCTATGCGTCGTAACCTTCTAAAAGCAGCTCAAATTTTAACTCGCGCAAGCTTGACTGCCAAATCGTCTCTGGTACAATCGGCCACCGCCATTTTTAAGGCGCAAAAATTACCACGAGAGGTTCATTATGAATTATTTTCAGGCCTACCTTCCCTCTTTGGACGAAGCGATCGTCGCCGCGTGGGACTCGCAAGTCGCAGCGGCG
Coding sequences:
- a CDS encoding TIGR03032 family protein, which gives rise to MAEATPPSPDAALRSVHTANLPALFDQLQISLVVSTYQAGKAIVVRNDNGALNTHFRTFAKPMGIAADHNRLTIGGSNTVWEYRNMPAVAQKLEPAGKHDGCYLPRRIHVTGDIDIHELAWDRDNELWIVNTRFCCLCTLDADHSFHPRWRPPFLSGLAPEDRCHLNGLAMVDGRPKYVTALGETDTPGGWRANKAKGGILMDIETNEILLRGLSMPHSPRWYQGKMWVLESGEGSLAAVDLERRAWRTVAHVPGFTRGIDFIGPLAFIGLSQVRESAVFSGIPLVQRLRERTCGVWVIHIETGQTLGFLRFEAGVQEIFAVQVLPGIRFPEVLEWNDPRLAQSYVLPDAALAEVILPTEEELARSPAFHFQRGNEFYRQGKLDEAVAAYRRCVAIQPEFPNALYNLGVALGDAENYSEATACLEKVIEAEPERAEAYNSLAYALSRQRQPRKAIEYCERAIELQPNYAQARFNLGINLLQIGDYKRGLGEYEWRWQTGQFTPFRCPHPKWDGQPIPEKKLLIHTEQGAGDAIQFARYLPRAAERCGKLILLCRDDLMPVFSTLPGIAEIRTAGQIGVAEFDVHVPLLSLPHLFGTTLETIPAEVPYVDVAAIRRRKDNPALALTDSARPKVGIVWAGSATHRNDRHRSIPLKEFLPVLLTQGIDFYGLQKGERARDLTDLPSDVQVQDLDPMLGDFGDLAVIVEQLDLVISVDTSVAHVAGALGKPVWTLLSDVVDWRWGLEGESTPWYPTMRLFRQSRLDDWAGVMQRVAAALNEREWPAHEARELKSDAGSLAVTPEYKELL
- a CDS encoding DUF427 domain-containing protein; translation: MADSSRPLATVPGEGSMVPEWPKSSSDTSDHWIHVEESPRRVRVSFGGETIADSKHALLLRERKCLPVYYFPKPDVRMEVMHPTSHRTHCPYKGDASYWAIKVGAKAAENAAWSYVDPLASASAIKGHFAFQWNLMDSWHEEEEEIFVHPRDPYKRVDVLQSSRHVVVTAAGETVADTRRPRLLFETGHPSRYYIPLDDIRRDLLLLSETASRCPYKGIASYWSVKIGDKIFQDLAWSYLDPIPECPKIKGLVCFFQEREATIYVDGEELPRLRTKWSR
- a CDS encoding alcohol dehydrogenase catalytic domain-containing protein, coding for MRALRWDGQRLTFDFAYPTPSVSGETALVRVRLAGICSTDLQIFKGYMGFRGVPGHEFVGDVIEGPSAFLSKRVVGEINFVCGRCEFCRRGLGRHCPKRQVMGILGADGCFAEVVAVPARNLHVVPDGVSDEEAVFTEPLAAALEILDQVEIDFTREVLVFGDGKLGLLCAQVVALTGARVTLVGRHPEKLKMVKKLGIRTVLLSDWRRQWADIVIEATGSTTGLETALSAVRPRGTLVLKSTVADEHKLSLAPLVINEVTVVGSRCGLFPPALDALAQKKAQVTPMIEKIYPLSEALDAVAHAGRPGVCKVLLKNT
- a CDS encoding right-handed parallel beta-helix repeat-containing protein, which encodes MNYFSPVSFPAYETIVAAWDSQVAQAAEDSCLAEALADAGTELFPRFAACYSQLRALPRGARRALQRRLGRSQEFAAVLPKWTQREIGATLQRQLACTLAGAALLLALGQGTGRAATITVDTNIPKINSDGQCSLVEAIINANNDAATHSDCAAGSGADVIELAAATTHTLTNSYANYYGATGLPRITSDITIEGNGAKIAGKKGAHFRLIAVESSGDLTLQNVTVSGGSQHYGGAIFNYGTVTINYSTITGSKAGLGGGVFNGAAASLNIYSSTISKNTAFYGGGIYDYSGAVSIGYSTITGNKAFVDGGGIYERSGSLAVAYSTISKNTSGRDGAGVHNRDSYSTISYSTISGNRAGWLSYGGGIYDRSSTTSIENSTISGNKATYGGGIFNRATLTVSNSTVAKNSAFDGGGIFNLRDLTLKRSLISGNRAFWGREIDNYGTVARNNYNLFGTDNRDGVLGFSPGATDIVPASGVFIGDILAPLADNGGATFTHALVAGSPAIDAAPADADCPSADQRGVARPQGASCDIGSFELEP